One genomic window of Channa argus isolate prfri chromosome 5, Channa argus male v1.0, whole genome shotgun sequence includes the following:
- the chd5 gene encoding chromodomain-helicase-DNA-binding protein 5 isoform X2 — MPGSLSNEDEGQDDMDFEDDMPDEDDEGERHTVPLAPLDSFFSDDDSLKQQKKKKPKKMKEGKMPKVKKRKKEGGIQARVDSDLDEISEVEEERERPEIGSGSESSMYGPTKKKKKKPKEKKEKKPRKKKRDEEDDEDDDDDGNMKEPKSSSQLMQEWGLEDVQYGFTEDDYKTITNYKAFSQFLRPLIAKKNPKIPMSKMMTVLGAKWREFSANNPFKGASATAVAAAVAAAVETVTVAQPMSVGGSQPSSQMGPVKKAKTKEGKGPGVRKKNKTVKEVKKKPKPKKTKSKSGHSGKKKKASSSEDDFLEESDFDDISIHSASVLSDTLGAATKKKTRRGRKKRKKEDGDGYETDHQDYCEVCQQGGEIILCDTCPRAYHLVCLDPELEKAPEGKWSCPHCEKEGIQWEAKDEEEDEEEAAGEEEDDHMEFCRVCKDGGELLCCDTCPSSYHIHCLNPPLPEIPNGEWLCPRCMCPPLKGKVQKILHWTWGEPPLPAELPAGPDGKPNDPLTKPPLKGHPEREFFVKWAGLSYWHCSWVSELQLELYHTVMYRNYQRKNDMDEPPPYDYGSGEEELNSEKRKSKDPQYAVMEERFYRYGIKPEWMVIHRILNHSFDKDGDVHYLIKWRDLPYDQCTWEVDDFDVPEYDTHKAFYWDHREQILGEDHRPLVVRRGKKLKEDHPKREIPPDAPIIDPTIKFEHQPWYINATGGTLHPYQLEGLNWLRFSWAQGTDTILADEMGLGKTVQTIVFLYSLYKEGHSKGPFLVSAPLSTVINWEREFEMWAPDFYVVTYTGDKDSRAIIRENEFTFEDSAVKSGRKVFRMKKDTPIKFHVLLTSYELITIDQAILGSITWACLVVDEAHRLKNNQSKFFRILNGYKIYYKLLLTGTPLQNNLEELFHLLNFLTPDRFNNLEGFLEEFADISKEDQIKKLHDLLGPHMLRRLKADVFKNMPAKTELIVRVELSPMQKKYYKFILTRNFEALNSKGGGNQVSLLNIMMDLKKCCNHPYLFPVAAVEAPVLPNGSYDGNLLVKSSGKLTLLQKMLKKLKDEGHRVLIFSQMTKMLDLLEDFLEFEGYKYERIDGGITGGLRQEAIDRFNAPGAQQFCFLLSTRAGGLGINLASADTVIIYDSDWNPHNDIQAFSRAHRIGQNKKVMIYRFVTRGSVEERITQVAKRKMMLTHLVVRPGLGSKTGSMSKQELDDILKFGTEELFKDEMEAARTMGDNKDGEEGNVIHYDDDAISKLLDRSQDATEDTEIQNMNEYLSSFKVAQYVVKEEDGEEEVEREIIKQEENVDPDYWEKLLRHHYEQQQEDLARNLGKGKRIRKQVNYNDTTQEDQDNQSEYSVGSEDEDEDFEERPEGGRRQSRRQLKSEKDKPLPPLLARVGGSIEVLGFNARQRKAFLNAIMRWGMPPQDAFNSHWLVRDLRGKSEREFRAYVSLFMRHLCEPGADGAETFADGVPREGLSRQHVLTRIGVMSLVRKKVQEFEHVNGRLSSPDLIPIGMELKKLTESVSSDPNTPVPTSPVATQPGTPVQPEKTESLLGAAEDKETAEQDSKKLSEQDASSAEPASAPEKAADSEERKASSEEKTGDERDRTESPSTKTEPSATLKQTELSSSQTSPKTEFCKESEKSSEKGDTGSPLTKSEDKENKPAVTDDVKSEDALEGRLNGDKDTLDEMDESRKEDKNGYKTKFMFNIADGGFTELHTLWQTEERAALSSGKMHDIWHRRHDYWLLAGIVTHGYARWQDIQNDPRYAILNEPFKTEMHKGNYLEMKNKFLARRFKLLEQALVIEEQLRRAAYLNMTQDPSHPAMALNARFAEVECLAESHQHLSKESLAGNKPANAVLHKVLNQLEELLSDMKADVTRLPNMLSRIPPVSARLQMSERSILSRLTSRGSEPPPQQPFSQGGFGCSQMYGSSFGGGFRGPGGQPMVNYSQMPLGPYVSVSSNGPPPPTSHLDKKSLDSLRDVATPDLKSGKPSDVICIED; from the exons ATGAGGATGACGAAGGCGAGCGGCACACCGTTCCCCTCGCACCCCTTGACAGCTTCTTCTCTGATGACGACTCGctcaaacaacaaaagaagaagaagcccaAAAAGATGAAAGAGGGGAAAATGCCCAAAGttaagaagaggaaaaaggag GGAGGAATCCAGGCAAGAGTTGACAGCGACCTGGACGAGAtctctgaggtggaggaggaacGGGAACGTCCAGAAATAGGCTCTGGGAGCGAGAGCAGCATGTACGGCCCgaccaagaagaagaagaagaaaccgaaggagaagaaagagaaaaagcccAGGAAGAAGAAACGCGATGAGGAAGATGACGaagatgacgatgatgatggcAACATGAAA GAACCCAAGTCCTCCAGCCAGTTGATGCAAGAGTGGGGTCTCGAAGACGTTCAGTATGGCTTCACGGAGGACGACTATAAAACCATCACCAACTACAAGGCTTTCAGCCAGTTCCTCAG GCCTCTCATTGCCAAGAAGAACCCGAAGATTCCCATGTCAAAGATGATGACAGTGTTGGGGGCCAAGTGGCGAGAGTTCAGTGCCAACAACCCGTTTAAAGGCGCATCTGCCACTGCCGTGGCCGCCGCCGTGGCTGCCGCTGTGGAAACAGTTACCGTGGCACAGCCAATGTCTGTCGGCGGCAGCCAGCCGAGCTCTCAAATGGGGCCAGTCAAAAAAGCCAAAACCAAAGAGGGAAAGG GACCAGGtgttagaaagaaaaacaagactgTGAAGGAGGTGAAGAAGAAACCGAAGCCGAAGAAGACTAAATCAAAGTCGGGCCACAGTggtaaaaagaagaaagcatCCTCG AGTGAGGACGACTTCCTGGAGGAGTCAGACTTTGACGACATCAGCATCCACAGTGCCTCTGTGCTTTCTGATACCTTGGGGGCCGCCACCAAGAAAAAGACCCGACGTGGgcggaaaaaaaggaaaa AGGAGGATGGTGATGGCTATGAGACAGACCACCAGGACTACTGTGAGGTTTGCCAACAAGGTGGGGAGATCATCTTGTGTGACACCTGTCCCAGAGCCTACCACCTGGTCTGCCTGGACCCTGAGCTGGAGAAGGCCCCCGAGGGCAAATGGAGCTGTCCACACTGT GAGAAAGAGGGAATCCAGTGGGAGGCcaaggatgaagaggaggacgaggaggaggccGCAGGTGAGGAAGAAGATGACCACATGGAGTTTTGTCGAGTGTGTAAGGACGGTGGGGAGCTGTTGTGTTGTGACACCTGCCCATCTTCATACCACATCCACTGCCTCAACCCGCCGCTTCCCGAGATCCCCAACGGAGAGTGGTTGTGTCCTCGCTGCATG TGCCCTCCACTGAAAGGCAAAGTACAAAAGATTCTGCACTGGACGTGGGGAGAGCCCCCATTGCCGGCCGAACTGCCTGCAGGCCCTGATGGCAAGCCAAACGATCCACTGACCAAGCCCCCGCTCAAGGGCCACCCCGAGAGGGAGTTCTTTGTAAAGTGGGCTGGCCTTTCGTACTGGCACTGCTCCTGGGTCAGCGAACTGCAG TTGGAGCTGTATCACACGGTCATGTATCGGAACTACCAGCGTAAGAACGACATGGACGAGCCTCCACCGTATGACTACGGCTCCGGGGAGGAGGAGCTCAACAGCGAGAAGAGGAAGAGCAAGGACCCTCAGTATGCCGTGATGGAGGAGCGCTTCTACCGCTACGGCATTAAACCAGAGTGGATGGTTATACACCGGATACTCAACCACAG TTTCGACAAGGATGGAGATGTGCATTACCTGATTAAGTGGAGAGACCTGCCCTATGACCAGTGCACCTGGGAGGTGGATGACTTTGACGTCCCAGAATACGACACTCATAAAGCTTTTTACTGGGACCACAG GGAGCAGATTCTAGGGGAGGACCACCGCCCTCTGGTGGTGCGGAGAGGGAAGAAACTCAAAGAGGACCATCCTAAGAGGGAGATCCCTCCTGATGCACCTATCATTGAT CCGACCATCAAGTTTGAGCACCAGCCATGGTACATTAACGCCACCGGGGGAACACTGCACCCGTACCAGCTGGAGGGTCTGAACTGGTTGAGGTTTTCCTGGGCTCAGGGAACAGATACCATCCTGGCTGATGAGATGGGCCTCGGAAAGACAGTACAGACAATAGTGTTCCTCTACTCGCTCTACAAAGAG GGCCACTCTAAGGGGCCTTTCTTAGTGAGCGCGCCCCTCTCCACTGTTATCAACTGGGAAAGGGAATTCGAGATGTGGGCTCCAGATTTCTATGTGGTGACATACACTGGGGACAAAGACAGCAGGGCGATCATCAGGGAGAACGAGTTCACATTTGAAGACAGCGCAGTCAAATCAGGACGCAAGGTGTTTCGCATGAAG AAAGACACCCCTATCAAGTTCCACGTGCTGCTGACATCCTATGAGCTGATAACTATAGACCAGGCCATTCTTGGCTCCATCACCTGGGCCTGCCTGGTGGTAGATGAGGCCCACAGACTGAAGAACAACCAGTCAAAG TTTTTCCGAATCCTCAATGGGTATAAGATTTACTACAAGCTGCTGCTGACCGGGACTCCTCTTCAGAACAACCTGGAAGAGTTGTTCCACCTGCTTAACTTCCTCACCCCGGATCGCTTCAA CAACCTGGAAGGCTTCTTGGAGGAGTTTGCTGACATATCTAAAGAGGACCAGATCAAGAAGCTACACGACCTGCTCGGCCCTCACATGCTCAGGAGGCTGAAAGCTGATGTCTTCAAGAACATGCCTGCAAAGACCGAGCTGATTGTCAGAGTGGAGCTCAGCCCCATGCAAAA GAAATATTACAAATTTATTTTGACGCGAAATTTTGAGGCTCTAAATTCCAAAGGTGGAGGAAACCAGGTGTCCCTGCTAAACATAATGATGGACCTGAAAAAGTGCTGCAACCATCCCTACCTGTTCCCCGTGGCTGCTGTG gaaGCTCCTGTATTACCCAATGGGTCGTATGATGGCAACCTACTGGTGAAGTCCTCAGGAAAACTAACTCTGCTTCAGAAAATGCTGAAGAAACTCAAAGATGAAGGACACAGAGTGCTCATTTTCTCTCAG ATGACTAAGATGTTGGACCTCCTTGAGGATTTTCTAGAGTTTGAGGGTTATAAATATGAACGCATTGATGGAGGAATTACTGGAGGTCTAAGACAAGAGGCCATCGACCGCTTCAATG CACCAGGCGCTCAGCAGTTCTGCTTCTTGCTTTCAACGCGAGCTGGAGGCCTTGGCATCAACCTTGCGAGCGCAGACACTGTCATCATCTATGACTCTGACTGGAATCCTCACAATGACATCCAA GCTTTTAGCAGAGCCCACCGTATTGGCCAAAACAAGAAGGTGATGATCTATCGTTTTGTGACACGAGGCTCAGTGGAGGAGCGAATCACTCAGGTGGCAAAGAGGAAAATGATGCTGACCCACCTGGTGGTGCGGCCTGGCTTGGGCTCCAAAACTGGTTCCATGTCCAAACAAGAACTGGACGACATACTGAAGTTTGGCACTGAAGAGCTTTTCAAAGATGAAATGGAGGCAGCACGGACCATGG GCGACAACAAAGATGGTGAGGAGGGCAACGTGATTCACTACGATGATGATGCTATCTCCAAGTTGCTGGACCGCAGCCAGGACGCCACTGAAGACACAGAGATTCAGAACATGAACGAATACCTGAGCTCCTTCAAGGTGGCTCAGTATGTGGTGAaagaagaggatggagag gaggaggtggagcggGAGATCATCAAGCAGGAGGAGAACGTGGATCCGGACTACTGGGAGAAACTCCTCCGGCACCACTAcgaacagcagcaggaggatTTAGCTCGCAACCTGGGCAAAGGCAAACGCATCCGTAAGCAGGTCAACTACAACGACACAACCCAAGAGGACCAAG ACAATCAGTCGGAGTACTCCGTGGGGTCCGAGGACGAGGACGAAGATTTTGAGGAGAGACCTGAAG gtGGGCGCAGACAGTCCCGTCGGCAGCTGAAGAGCGAGAAAGACAAACCTCTGCCACCTTTACTGGCACGAGTTGGTGGCAGCATTGAG GTCCTGGGCTTCAATGCTCGCCAGAGGAAAGCCTTCCTGAATGCAATCATGCGCTGGGGTATGCCTCCTCAGGACGCCTTCAACTCCCATTGGCTGGTGAGAGACCTGAGGGGGAAGAGCGAGCGTGAGTTCAG GGCCTATGTGTCTTTGTTCATGAGACATCTATGTGAGCCTGGGGCAGATGGAGCAGAGACCTTTGCTGATGGAGTCCCGCGTGAGGGACTGTCTCGTCAGCATGTTCTCACCAGGATTGGAGTCATGTCCCTTGTCAGGAAAAAG GTGCAAGAGTTTGAGCACGTAAACGGGAGGCTGAGTTCTCCAGATCTGATTCCTATTGGTATGGAGTTGAAGAAGCTGACTGAAAGTGTATCCTCTGACCCCAACACCCCTGTGCCAACCAGCCCAGTCGCTACGCAGCCCGGCACCCCTGTCCAGCCAG AGAAAACGGAGTCTCTCTTAGGTGCTGCTGAGGACAAGGAGACTGCAGAGCAAGACAGCAAGAAGCTGTCAGAGCAGGAC GCTTCCAGTGCAGAGCCAGCATCTGCACCTGAGAAGGCGGCTGACAGTGAAGAGCGCAAGGCCAGCTCCGAGGAGAAAACGGGCGATGAGAGGGACCGGACCGAGTCACCCTCCACAAAGACAGAGCCATCTGCCACTTTGAAACAGACAGAGCTGTCATCCAGTCAAACATCACCTAAAA CGGAGTTCTGCAAGGAATCAGAGAAGTCGTCTGAAAAGGGAGACACCGGTTCTCCCCTAACAAAAAGCGAAGATAAGGAAAATAAGCCAG CTGTTACAGATGACGTGAAGAGCGAAGATGCATTAGAGGGTCGATTAAATGGAGACAAAGACACTTTGGATGAGATGGATGAGAGCAGGAAGGAGGACAAAAATGGATACAAAACCAAGTTCATGTTTAATATCGCTGATGGAGGTTTTACAG AGTTGCACACCCTGTGGCAAACTGAAGAGCGAGCGGCGCTGTCTTCTGGAAAAATGCATGACATCTGGCATCGTCGCCATGACTACTGGCTGCTGGCTGGCATCGTTAC ACATGGCTATGCTCGCTGGCAGGACATTCAGAATGACCCACGTTATGCTATTCTTAATGAGCCCTTCAAGACTGAGATGCATAAGGGCAACTACCTTGAGATGAAGAACAAGTTCCTAGCTCGGCGCTTTAAG ttgttggagcaggcTCTGGTGATTGAGGAGCAGCTGAGACGGGCAGCTTACCTGAATATGACCCAGGACCCCAGTCACCCGGCCATGGCTCTCAACGCTCGTTTCGCTGAAGTTGAATGTCTGGCAGAGTCCCACCAGCACCTGTCCAAAGAGTCTCTGGCTGGGAACAAGCCAGCCAATGCCGTGCTGCACAAAG TGCTGAACCAGCTGGAGGAACTGCTGAGTGACATGAAAGCGGACGTGACACGTCTGCCCAACATGTTGTCCAGAATCCCGCCTGTATCGGCCCGGCTGCAGATGTCTGAGAGGAGCATCCTGAGCCGCCTCACCAGCCGAGGCAGCGAACCTCCGCCACAGCAG CCTTTTAGCCAGGGTGGGTTTGGCTGTTCCCAGATGTATGGCAGCAGCTTTGGTGGGGGATTCAGAGGACCCGGTGGACAACCCATGGTCAACTACAGTCAAATGCCTCTGGGACCCTATGTCAGCG TGTCTTCTAATGGCCCCCCGCCCCCCACAAGCCATTTGGACAAAAAGTCACTTGACTCCTTGAGAGACGTGGCTACGCCTGACCTCAAGTCAGGCAAACCCTCTGATGTCATCTGCATTGAGGACTAG